Part of the Triticum urartu cultivar G1812 chromosome 2, Tu2.1, whole genome shotgun sequence genome, ATCTCGATTCTCGAGAATACAAATCAGGAACCAGTTTCAGCATACAGCATGGAAGGCCTATGTGCACACACACAACGCCATCAAGTGACAAGCGGTGTCATCTGGGAGGAAAAAGAAGGAGTCGAGGGCACGAACCCTAGTAGCCTAGAGCTGGCGAAAGCCGGAGGGGAACAACGAGGGGGTGGCCGGGGCCGCTGTGGTGTTGGAGGcgggtgcggtggcggcggcagacGGCGGAGCGGCGGAGGAGAGCTCGCGGACGAGGGCGGCGAGGGCCTCCGGGTTGGCGCCGCGGTCGCAGAGCGCCATGAGCAGCGAGAGGGTGTGGCGGTCGAGGCCGGTGTCCAGGATCTGGGACATCTGGAACGCCAGCTCCAGCGACTCCTTGGCCTGCCTCGCGGCACCCCCCGCCGACTCCTCCATTCCCATCTCACGGGGGCGCGGTCGCCGTCGGCTTCCCCTTCCGCTCTCCGGTAGCCGGATCTAGGAATTTAAAACAGGGTGGTCTACCTACAAAAAAAATCAACAACAAATATGACATGTGACCGTTCTAATTATTTACCAATAGCAGGCAGATATAAATCGATATGGTTTTGCAAACACACCAAAATTCCCAACTAAGTCTCAGTTTTGCATAAAAGAAGCCTACATAGTAGTACATATACCAATTCTTGAACAATTCTACAAGAA contains:
- the LOC125539164 gene encoding mitotic-spindle organizing protein 1B-like; amino-acid sequence: MGMEESAGGAARQAKESLELAFQMSQILDTGLDRHTLSLLMALCDRGANPEALAALVRELSSAAPPSAAATAPASNTTAAPATPSLFPSGFRQL